The genomic window TAATTatcttaataaatatcatattgcataaaaatcagaatactgtataatttttgtttttaacattaaacaGCATGACATATAAACTGTAAATATGATGCAATAAATTTTTCCAGCTTCAAGAATTAACACAAGTCAAATTTCCGGGACaatccatcttttttttttttgtaggactaaaatttaaaacaaatttaattaaagaaGAGTTGATTTAGTGTTTATCCGGGATTCGAAATTTGCAATCTTGAAAAATGAATGCGAACGCTCTAATGGATGAACCTATGTGTAAAAGGGTTATTTTTAGCTCATTGAAGTTaattaaagcatttaaaatCCATGTAAATTTCCATTTCAATCGACGAGCTAATTATCAAGGAAAAGCGTTTCTTgaaatgcaaacatattttgaaaacaaccatttcACATCCCCTCTAAATCTTTTGCTTAAAAAGCTATATATCAAAGGATTAATtgcattattaataaaaaaacactTCAAGCAAAACTTGTAGAACACCATCATTGGttcagacatatttttttcaatgtccTTTATGATATTACGTAAAACCATGGTAATAAGAAATGGGAGGAAACTGATAATGAAAGCAATTGTAACAACAACGAATATTGCAGTGGTTCGTGTAACCTTCACACTGGATGATTTCCTGGTTACTCTTGATATTCTTGGAAGCGTTTGATCATTTTCTTGTGACACAGGATTTGGATAATGAATGTTATCATCAATACGTTGTATGCTTTCCATATTAACAGATTTCAAAACAACCAACTGAATATGTTGTTGACCTGTAGAGGAATTGCTCAGATCGCCTGATCCTACATATCTCAGTCTGTTAGCCTTTGTTCTTCTTACAAAAATAGAGATTCTTACATATACAAAAATAACGAATACAAGACAAACGACAAAACAAAGTGACACTACGATGTAATAAACAAGCGGAATGCGTGACTTCCGCATCTCATCTGACACCGAGCAGTCGACTCCCTTTATTCCAGAAACTCCAACGTCAACCGTTTTTTTCCCAACAATTATCAATAAAGGCCACGATAGAAAAAATCCAGTGCAAATTGCAACAACACAAagaattttcacttttttgaTGCTGAAACTCTCGCCATATTTGCAAATACGTTTGTATCGGTCGATAGAGATGATGACTAGTGTCAATGCGGACGCCATGCTGGTGGTGGATTCAAGGGTCCTTAAAAGTTTGCAAGCAGCAGGGGCATAAAATGTGTAAGACAAACAGAGATCTGTAATCTCCATAGGTATCCCGAAAATGCATGTCAAAAGGTCCAAAATCGCCAAATTCAAAATGAAGAGATCGGGTGTagattttctctttcttttgcAATATACAAGACACACTATTACATTTCCAACTATTCCAATCACCATAAGAAACGCAAGAAATATGGTCACTGGAAGGAAAAGCATTGCCGCTTCATTGTTTAATTTCACCAGCAAGGTGTCAGCATCTGGTGTAGACAGGTTTTCATAAGATCCATTCCATAAATTTCCGATTTGATTGTGCATCGTTATGTTCAGTTTAACAAACACACAAATCCATTTGTATTCAGATTCAAGATGTGTTTTATATGGTTGTGTGTGTTTTGTTATCAAACTACAGGAACAGAATACTCAGGAAAGTTATGTTTAGCCAGGAGTAGATCTGATATTAAGCCGGTCCGTGATATCACGGATATagctttgattttataattaaattctaaatacatACAACACTCTACAACTGAGAAAATTACACAGTCAGTCACATCAGGAAATTACTGGCTGCTGCGTATGCATATAACATGTTCATcgaatttcattaatattactGGCCCTAGCAagtttatatacaaaacatttaCCATCCATAACATTAAGTATTATTAAACAACGGCTTAACACATATGATGAACGCCAATTGTATTGCCTTACACAAGATAAACGGAATTTACTAGATAAAAAAACTCAACACTCAAGGAATGACCTCAGCAAGAAAACTGTTtctaaaatgcatttattttctaGCGTTCAATATGCTGTGGACTCATCAGAGTGGTATTCGTGAGTAGCCCTCCCAAAAGAGTTTGCATCCTCGATGAAAACCGATTTTGAGAGAGTTAGTTTTCTTCCGTAAACTGATATCGACGCATCCATGAAAtaacatccccacgaataagcaaaacaCCCACATTCCACGGAAATCGGCCCCCACGaattaaaatgattccacatCACGTTATATCTATGCATCTGTAAACAGTTTTAAACAGACACCGTAGTAATACCTTTCCTGTAACTGTTATACATGAGTCGTGTATCCAATCCTACAGAAAAATAAAGTAGAAGGTATTAAACGTACAATTGTTGGCtgattgtttacaataaaacgTGAATATTAACAATTCTTTCAAATACTCAAATACACTAGCAAATAACAAGcacatgggccacatcgcttatCTGCGATGATAGtcataataaaatcagttttatggagtcatatacaaaacaGGTATAACGGTTGATTCTAAGGTCATCATTCAATTTTAGTGATGTAAATAATTATTAGTAATACTTACTATTTACTCttgaaatgttttacatgtaaaacgTTTGATAAAAGAATTTGTCGttatgttttcatatttttacagAATGTGTTTACCAGAATTTAAGATTGTGTCgtcttgaattttaaaacttgtaaATGTTGGCCTTAACAATACTCATTAAAAATTTGAGAAATATTAATGTCACGACCAAAACATACAGGTTTGGTGTAATTGATATGACgtctttttcatatatttcacATAAGAAAAACTTTTTGGCAACTCCCTTTAGTGAAAAGTCATACTTCCAAAgatggccaaaaaaaatttccttatGATGAGCTgtgtttttatgcatttttttttataatttcatttactaAACTATAGATACAAATAATAATGCGAACATATTGACTTTAGCAAAAAGCTGGATTATGAGCCAACACGATTGAGGGGAAAATCACCCGATAAAAGTATTCCATTGATATAATGTATGCACTTAGGTGCTATAGTTTTAGGTCACTGATGATATATTTGTCTGAAGGGTTTCCCAGCGTCCCAGTTTGTACACTTCAAAGCGACGGGATAAGTAAACTATTTTAGGAATATCACTTCCCTTGCACTTATATGTacgtattttttcttttaaaaaaagcataaacaaaacaaaacgaaaacaaaacaaaaaaaattatttgtctaAACCTAACTAAATTTAGTGTATAATATCGCAAAGTACTGATAGAAGTTAATTTagaagtaaataaaaacatgaaaaacaacACCTGACAGAAGAAGAACTctttctttgattttctttcatcaCTAGTCACAAGATAGCGAAAGCTGCAAAGATAGCTACTTTTGTCGCAAACCAATGTTTGGTTtacgaaatatatatttacctttTGTAAAGATCACGTGACCCATGGCCAAGAATTAAACGCCCCCAAAGTAACAAGGAACAACTTTCATATAGAACCCGTGTAACCGTCAAACTAAAGAGTGTTTTGAGTTACATAGTATATTATTTAACCGGTATTACCAAGTGAAATCCTAAAGTTTGCAACAGAGGCCTTAATGTCACAAAGACCTTATCCTTTCTCTATGTATACACATACAAGTATATATTTCAACATAAGTCATGACCATCCATTCAGCAAACCAATACGTGCCGTTTTCGTAAAAgattcatatcataaaaatatattaacaaatCATTAcgaagtttaaaattttctcagatatatatagctttattaaatatgttttatcaatGCAAATATTAAATAACGTCATCGTGAATAGAAGTCTTACccactattgaaataagttACTGCAATAGTGCTTGGTTATGAAGTTTATTTCTGAGAAATAATTTGCAACTactattaaaatacaaataccatcaaaatattttataaagtatATTACTAACATTATCTTtattaagaatatatatatcatataaaataatattttgatatataaataaatgttattataaaaattataaaatccaCCCACCCACTGTCCCATAATTTGTGGCGGTATTTTCATAAAGAGGTAATTGATATAAAACGTGTGTTGTGCATTACAATTTGCGTCCACTATTTGTTACTAGATATGAACAAATCAGCCTTTGTTAAGCagataatgacccccgtagaataatgacatGGGGTCATTtgtcgacgtagaataatgaccagGGGTCATTtgtcgacgtagaataatgaccctcCAGTCATTATTCTCTGTAGAATGATGACCCTTTTGCCCTACGAAtaattgtcattttcataaaaatgagcccATTGTACgcgaagaaaagtgacccctgtagaataatgaccccgtaaaaatttatgttatgttaaatagtctctataatattgtaatttttatttcagtaaacAGAAAACAACATAAATtgtaattcatattcaaatcaaCTTAAAATGAAAGAATGTGTATATTCTAAACGGAAAATAAATCGTTTCGTTTTAACGAAATACTTCGGTGGCTGCTATAGGATCCTTCAGCCATAAGATACTGACAAAATGTGCCGAAGTATAATTATCATTACAACGAGTAACATGCAGATCATTATTAAAAGTGAAAACACGttgaaataatttcaatataCAAGTCACTATACAATGAAATTCAGTGTATTTGCAATTACAGAATATACTCTACTTTGGTCATGAATTATACTACGTAAATAATTTTCTCTACAAACAAATACTGGGTATGCAAGTGCAGCACCACGAATTTATCATTAAtccaaattaataaaatgtcCACTCTATTAGgaaaaaaattcacataaaataattcaaaacttcaaaaaacaacttttcctcagaaatgtaaataagaagtattcacAATCCTACACTCGATTCCTTTTCAGTTTTGTTCATGAACATATACTTTGTTattgttcaattgaaaatatggGGAAACCCATATCTATTATTGTTTATGATGTAGTCAGTTTTCTACAGGGGTCAGCATTCTTCATGTTTGACGTAACGAAAATGACCCGTAAGTCTTTTTCTCCAAAATAATCTAATTATTCTACAGCTCAGGAGTAATTATTCTACGGCAAAAAGGGCCCTtggtcatttttctacgggggtcatttttcatcTTTACATCTGCACTCTTGAGTAAATAAGTGATCAAAGAAGCTGTGATTGATTAAATTGCAAGAGTGTTCGATTGTTgcaaccattttttaaaaagaagaccATACTAATTTATTTGCGAATAGAAGCTCTATATAAAGACATaagaaaacattaaatgttttacCTATTCTGTTTTGAATTAACTATTTATACCATTTTGAGGGAAATCTGAAATATATAATTCGTTGACCACCCTTCCTCTTCAAAAAACAattgtatgttttgttttaaatgatagcaaaaatgttacaaaaattTTCTTCCTTATAACAATTAGTTGAAATATAATCCGTACAAATTTTATCGATTTAACTTTTGGAAAGATCGACAACCCAAATATCTGCGGGATATCTAACGACAAACTATTC from Magallana gigas chromosome 9, xbMagGiga1.1, whole genome shotgun sequence includes these protein-coding regions:
- the LOC105348444 gene encoding neuromedin-U receptor 2 encodes the protein MHNQIGNLWNGSYENLSTPDADTLLVKLNNEAAMLFLPVTIFLAFLMVIGIVGNVIVCLVYCKRKRKSTPDLFILNLAILDLLTCIFGIPMEITDLCLSYTFYAPAACKLLRTLESTTSMASALTLVIISIDRYKRICKYGESFSIKKVKILCVVAICTGFFLSWPLLIIVGKKTVDVGVSGIKGVDCSVSDEMRKSRIPLVYYIVVSLCFVVCLVFVIFVYVRISIFVRRTKANRLRYVGSGDLSNSSTGQQHIQLVVLKSVNMESIQRIDDNIHYPNPVSQENDQTLPRISRVTRKSSSVKVTRTTAIFVVVTIAFIISFLPFLITMVLRNIIKDIEKNMSEPMMVFYKFCLKCFFINNAINPLIYSFLSKRFRGDVKWLFSKYVCISRNAFP